One Succinivibrio dextrinosolvens DNA window includes the following coding sequences:
- a CDS encoding AAA family ATPase — MKLIAQSENIENIIDKDSIYVDKTEYIYNLTKDFDRVFFSRPRRFGKSLTLNTIGTLFEKGVEPYFKGTWIYDKWDQDKYPVLHLSFLKFSVNDLTDFKREFCNEILKFAKANSITGFDDDNEPKILLGNVFSAMPDGRQLVLLIDEYDCQLTANINNKELYEEFRTLFRAFYAVLKGDKHIKFMAITGVTRLKDVSIFSVGSDIMDLSYENDYSTMIGFTRDEIKKFYDDYLKLGISIEKGKSVDSVTNEEIEEFVERIADNYDGFSFDEYHKNKVFSTYSVNVFLQSLYRKKCVKFGDYWFDVGGLPSILTNYIASFNLNKICQLLTSEISIPYNDFMNPTSLIDINENVLMCQTGYLTLKSELAPVDDVILGTANREVKSALFMLLGLKIFDTTTPAFSLKNRYVIETGSVDEIISLFNEVLAALAYDKYPVGDEFVLRALLQVYLIGKNHDVRVEQHNYKGRSDILVNFPKRRVVLELKYTDKVNEEKNKLDEAEQQIIEKGYGLENLGDRELIQIACVFNGDKNKRQITMYKKVENSVIALV, encoded by the coding sequence ATGAAACTAATTGCACAGTCAGAAAATATTGAGAATATTATTGATAAAGATTCAATATACGTTGATAAGACAGAATATATTTACAATCTGACTAAAGATTTTGACCGAGTATTTTTCTCTCGTCCTCGTCGTTTTGGTAAATCACTTACCTTAAACACCATCGGCACTCTTTTTGAAAAAGGGGTTGAGCCTTATTTCAAGGGAACATGGATTTATGATAAATGGGATCAGGATAAATATCCTGTACTTCATTTAAGTTTCCTAAAATTCTCAGTAAATGATTTAACGGATTTTAAAAGAGAATTCTGTAACGAAATTCTAAAATTCGCCAAAGCAAATAGTATTACCGGTTTTGATGATGACAATGAACCCAAAATTCTTTTGGGTAATGTTTTTTCTGCTATGCCTGATGGGAGGCAACTTGTACTTCTCATTGATGAATATGACTGTCAGCTCACAGCCAATATTAACAATAAAGAGTTATATGAGGAATTCAGAACTCTTTTCAGAGCTTTTTATGCTGTTCTAAAAGGTGACAAGCATATTAAATTCATGGCTATCACAGGTGTTACCAGATTAAAGGATGTCTCAATCTTCTCAGTTGGTTCAGATATTATGGATTTAAGCTATGAAAATGATTATTCAACCATGATTGGCTTTACCAGAGATGAGATAAAGAAATTCTATGACGATTATCTTAAGCTTGGAATCTCTATCGAGAAGGGAAAATCAGTCGATAGTGTCACAAATGAAGAAATTGAAGAGTTTGTTGAAAGAATTGCTGATAATTACGATGGATTCAGTTTTGATGAGTATCATAAGAATAAGGTATTCTCAACATATTCAGTAAACGTTTTTCTTCAGTCCTTATACAGAAAAAAATGTGTGAAGTTCGGAGATTACTGGTTCGATGTCGGTGGTCTGCCATCAATTCTCACGAATTACATTGCTTCATTTAATCTTAATAAAATCTGTCAGCTTTTGACCTCAGAAATATCCATCCCATATAACGATTTTATGAATCCAACTTCTCTTATAGATATCAATGAGAATGTACTGATGTGTCAGACAGGATATTTAACTCTAAAATCTGAGCTTGCCCCTGTTGATGATGTTATTCTTGGAACAGCCAATAGAGAAGTAAAATCAGCTCTATTCATGCTGCTAGGTCTTAAAATCTTCGACACAACAACACCGGCATTTTCATTAAAAAACAGATATGTTATTGAAACCGGCAGTGTGGATGAAATTATATCTCTATTTAACGAGGTATTAGCAGCACTGGCCTATGACAAATATCCTGTTGGGGATGAATTTGTATTAAGAGCACTGCTTCAGGTTTACCTGATAGGTAAGAATCATGATGTACGAGTAGAACAGCACAACTACAAAGGCAGAAGCGATATTCTTGTTAACTTCCCTAAACGCAGAGTCGTTCTGGAGCTTAAATACACAGATAAAGTTAACGAAGAAAAAAATAAACTTGATGAAGCAGAACAGCAGATCATAGAAAAAGGTTATGGTCTTGAGAATCTTGGCGACAGAGAACTGATTCAGATAGCCTGCGTATTCAATGGTGATAAGAACAAACGTCAGATCACCATGTACAAGAAAGTTGAAAACTCTGTCATCGCTCTCGTTTGA
- a CDS encoding rhodanese-like domain-containing protein has protein sequence MAEITINAGVTKIDYPTAYALIESGKCILLDIREKNEFESGFIPGAIHLSLNEMTLENTKKVAPDFATPLIIYCRTGRRTIEAGKKLKQMGYYYILDMGGISNWPYEKEFPQNSN, from the coding sequence ATGGCAGAAATTACAATTAACGCAGGCGTAACAAAAATTGATTATCCTACCGCCTATGCGCTTATAGAATCAGGAAAATGTATCCTTCTTGATATACGTGAGAAGAATGAATTTGAATCTGGTTTCATTCCAGGAGCCATTCACCTGTCTCTTAATGAAATGACTTTGGAAAATACAAAAAAAGTTGCGCCTGACTTTGCAACTCCACTAATCATATATTGCCGTACCGGAAGAAGAACCATAGAAGCAGGAAAAAAACTTAAACAGATGGGCTATTACTACATTCTTGATATGGGAGGTATTTCAAACTGGCCATATGAAAAAGAATTCCCTCAAAACAGTAACTAG
- a CDS encoding ISAs1 family transposase: protein MTSTDQDAFDNTINDASFLQRIVELNLTDPRAQDRIIYPLSVICSIVILARICNCNDAREQRLFWLEKLPWLKESFYGLDDDVPSEQTLRRVVSILNTNETVNFLTNYFANHRELSEKPLGSVPLKEREVIAADGQNINATRSSKNGNDARKDSGIDIVSLHSSTYGITLSQRTVDKKNHEAEVILDMIKALNLRNAILTWDAINTRPYTVKAVVDANADFLVCLKDNQGNLIDDVKTGFQFYDMDKYPGESVSSTMVFEAHGRKEGKEIAILDAKYALSKEMRKKWPDVNSVIRVRTTRIYKNSNTIVENEDRFYISSLVIDGLDKEFADTMLKIILQRWKVESMHWVLDVVFEQDQLPLRNRDYINNSTIYTKMAFNILSYIRDNIPYHYNKPWSFKTLRMLAQKDDYGFKFMKAFFTRDMSELENDEGLIGIVYKEAEPTGNDIPDNLKETGFEASINDDTPLGKFARGRHKIKAKRT, encoded by the coding sequence ATGACTTCAACTGACCAGGATGCTTTTGACAATACTATTAACGATGCTTCCTTTCTTCAGAGAATTGTTGAGCTGAATTTAACTGATCCTCGAGCACAGGATCGCATTATCTATCCTCTGAGTGTCATATGCTCTATAGTTATTTTAGCCAGAATATGTAACTGTAATGACGCAAGAGAACAGAGACTGTTTTGGTTAGAAAAGCTGCCTTGGCTTAAAGAAAGTTTCTATGGTTTGGATGATGACGTTCCATCAGAGCAGACCTTAAGAAGAGTAGTAAGCATTCTTAATACTAATGAAACGGTAAACTTCCTAACAAACTACTTTGCCAATCATAGAGAACTCTCAGAGAAACCATTGGGTTCAGTACCCTTAAAAGAAAGAGAGGTAATAGCAGCAGATGGACAGAATATCAATGCAACAAGATCAAGCAAGAACGGTAATGATGCACGAAAAGATTCTGGCATCGACATCGTTAGTCTGCATTCCTCAACCTACGGAATTACTCTCTCCCAGAGAACTGTAGACAAGAAAAATCATGAGGCAGAAGTAATTCTGGATATGATTAAAGCTCTGAATCTGAGAAATGCAATCCTCACCTGGGATGCCATAAATACCAGACCATATACAGTAAAGGCTGTGGTTGATGCCAATGCCGACTTTCTGGTTTGTCTGAAAGACAATCAGGGTAATCTGATAGATGACGTAAAAACAGGATTTCAATTCTACGATATGGATAAATATCCAGGAGAATCTGTTTCGTCTACCATGGTCTTTGAGGCTCATGGCAGAAAGGAAGGCAAAGAGATTGCAATTCTTGATGCCAAGTACGCCCTCTCTAAGGAAATGCGCAAAAAGTGGCCTGATGTCAATTCTGTGATAAGAGTAAGAACCACAAGAATTTACAAAAACTCTAATACCATAGTTGAGAATGAAGACAGATTCTATATCAGCTCTCTGGTTATAGATGGACTGGATAAGGAATTTGCCGATACCATGCTTAAAATCATTCTCCAGAGATGGAAGGTTGAATCAATGCACTGGGTACTGGATGTGGTCTTTGAGCAGGATCAGCTGCCATTAAGGAATAGAGACTATATAAACAACAGCACAATCTACACCAAAATGGCATTCAATATTCTTAGCTACATCAGGGACAATATTCCTTACCACTACAATAAACCATGGTCTTTCAAGACACTGAGAATGCTTGCACAGAAAGATGATTATGGATTCAAGTTCATGAAAGCATTCTTTACCAGGGATATGTCAGAGCTTGAGAATGATGAAGGTCTCATCGGCATTGTCTACAAAGAGGCTGAGCCTACAGGCAATGACATTCCTGACAATCTAAAAGAAACCGGTTTTGAGGCCAGTATCAATGATGATACGCCACTTGGTAAGTTTGCTAGAGGAAGACATAAAATCAAGGCTAAACGAACTTAG